A genomic stretch from Chitinophaga agri includes:
- a CDS encoding aspartate-semialdehyde dehydrogenase, translating to MKVAVVGATGLVGSKMLQVLTERNFPVTELIPVASERSVGKEVTFKGKPYKVVNADTAISMKPDVALFSAGGSTSLEWAPKFAEAGITVIDNSSAWRMDPTKKLVVPEINGKTLTPEDKIIANPNCSTIQMVLVLNPLHEKYKINRVVVSTYQSVTGTGVKAVDQLMNERKGIEGEKAYAHQIDLNVIPQIDVFLDNGYTKEEMKMVKETVKIMGDSHIRVTATTVRIPVIGGHSESVNIEFDNEYDLAEVRSILENTPGVIVVDDPSKAQYPMPKDAHEKDEVFVGRIRRDETQEKTLNMWIVADNLRKGAATNAVQIAEFLHSQKWI from the coding sequence ATGAAAGTTGCCGTAGTAGGAGCTACCGGACTGGTAGGCTCAAAAATGTTACAAGTATTGACCGAAAGAAATTTTCCGGTTACAGAACTGATTCCCGTGGCTTCAGAAAGGTCCGTTGGTAAGGAAGTAACATTTAAGGGCAAGCCTTATAAGGTGGTCAATGCGGATACGGCAATTTCCATGAAGCCGGATGTAGCACTGTTTTCTGCAGGTGGCAGCACTTCCCTGGAGTGGGCGCCAAAATTTGCGGAAGCGGGTATTACTGTAATTGACAACTCTTCTGCGTGGAGAATGGACCCTACCAAGAAACTGGTTGTTCCAGAGATCAACGGTAAGACACTGACCCCTGAAGATAAGATCATTGCAAACCCGAACTGTTCTACTATCCAGATGGTGCTTGTACTGAACCCATTACATGAAAAGTATAAGATCAATCGTGTGGTGGTATCTACATACCAGTCAGTAACAGGTACAGGTGTTAAAGCGGTAGACCAGCTAATGAACGAGCGTAAAGGTATTGAGGGAGAGAAAGCGTATGCGCATCAGATAGACCTGAACGTTATCCCTCAGATCGATGTATTCCTGGATAATGGCTACACGAAAGAGGAGATGAAGATGGTGAAAGAGACGGTGAAGATCATGGGAGACAGCCATATTCGTGTTACTGCGACAACAGTACGTATTCCGGTTATTGGCGGTCACAGTGAGTCTGTGAACATTGAATTTGACAATGAGTATGACCTGGCGGAAGTACGTAGCATCCTGGAGAACACACCAGGTGTTATTGTAGTAGATGATCCATCTAAGGCACAATATCCGATGCCAAAGGATGCACATGAGAAAGATGAGGTATTTGTAGGTCGCATCCGTCGTGATGAAACACAGGAGAAAACACTGAATATGTGGATTGTGGCAGACAATCTTCGTAAAGGGGCGGCGACTAACGCTGTTCAGATAGCAGAATTCCTGCATTCACAGAAATGGATATAG
- a CDS encoding porin — MKKVLLVAFAACQGFIAHSQTAADTAKAPLVKISGSADVYYRYDFNGNNTNNKTSFTNSHNSFELGMISLKAEHEFKKGSIVADLGFGKRAAEFSYNETTDKTNTAELLIKQLYVGYQVMDKLKVSMGSFGTHIGYELLDAYLNRNYSMSYMFSNGPFFSTGIKADITINSAWTAMIGLFNPTDFKSASWTNNKYVGAQLGYSSTAAPLKLYLNYLEGKDTTGVQNHQIDFVATYQINSVLGLGYNGTVSTYNNTREKEPGETAKQWWGSAVYINVDFSDKLGLTLRGEYFDDKDALKTFAAAGGGHVVAGTLSVNYKVGNLTIVPEFRLDKASVDIFNKKSGAPVGTLPAALLAATYHF, encoded by the coding sequence ATGAAAAAAGTTCTATTGGTAGCATTTGCTGCCTGCCAGGGATTTATTGCCCATTCCCAGACTGCTGCCGATACCGCGAAAGCCCCACTGGTAAAGATTTCGGGTTCTGCGGATGTTTATTATAGGTATGATTTCAATGGCAATAACACCAACAACAAAACCAGTTTCACAAACTCACATAATAGCTTTGAACTGGGCATGATCTCTCTGAAAGCCGAACATGAATTTAAGAAGGGAAGTATAGTAGCGGATCTCGGTTTCGGTAAAAGAGCTGCTGAATTTTCCTATAACGAGACTACTGATAAAACAAATACTGCTGAATTACTCATCAAACAGCTGTACGTTGGTTACCAGGTCATGGATAAATTAAAAGTAAGTATGGGTAGCTTTGGTACACACATCGGCTACGAACTCCTGGATGCCTATCTGAACAGGAACTACAGTATGAGTTATATGTTCAGTAACGGTCCTTTCTTCAGTACCGGCATCAAAGCGGATATTACTATTAATAGCGCCTGGACCGCGATGATCGGCTTGTTCAATCCTACTGATTTTAAGTCTGCCTCCTGGACTAATAACAAATATGTAGGCGCACAATTAGGCTATTCCTCTACCGCAGCACCACTTAAACTCTATCTCAACTACCTGGAAGGTAAAGACACCACTGGCGTACAGAACCATCAGATCGACTTTGTGGCCACCTATCAGATCAATTCTGTGCTGGGCCTCGGTTATAATGGTACTGTCTCCACCTATAATAACACCCGTGAGAAAGAACCTGGTGAAACGGCTAAACAGTGGTGGGGCTCTGCAGTGTATATCAATGTTGACTTCTCCGATAAACTGGGACTGACCCTCCGTGGTGAATATTTTGATGACAAGGACGCTCTGAAAACCTTCGCCGCTGCAGGTGGCGGACACGTTGTAGCAGGCACGCTCTCCGTGAACTATAAGGTCGGTAACCTTACCATTGTACCTGAATTCAGATTAGATAAAGCATCTGTTGATATCTTCAATAAGAAATCAGGCGCACCTGTAGGTACGCTGCCCGCTGCGTTGCTGGCTGCAACCTATCATTTCTAG
- a CDS encoding ammonium transporter — protein sequence MKKTSFQDYLPFIMLALVSIIALFIPGELPFADPEGKYNYGDIAWILVASCLVFLMTPGLSFFYGGMVNRKNVISTLVQSFIATGVVSIVWVAVGFSLSFGKSINGLIGDPSTFLFFKGVPSGQPWSLAGTIPLLLFALFQMKFAVITPALVVGAVAERIRFTSYVLFMVLFSLLVYAPIAHWTWHPDGILFKMGVLDFAGGTVVHISAGCAALAGVLVLKRRKDHIEKKELQPANIPFVLLGTGLLWFGWFGFNAGSALGANGLAASAFATTNTAAAAAGLSWIFFDVIRGRKASALGFCIGAVVGLVAITPAAGFVGIPQSIMIGFASAIVSNLVAHYKSKTAIDDTLDVFPCHGIGGMVGMLLTGIFASKNVNGAISDGLFYGGFELFKNQVIGLVIVVVYSFTVSYGIFKLINFIHPLRVSEEEEELGLDATQHNEQYHPAMLSVHNNGALKEEQIIQ from the coding sequence ATGAAGAAAACATCCTTTCAAGACTATTTGCCCTTCATTATGCTGGCTTTGGTCTCGATAATTGCACTTTTCATTCCGGGCGAGCTTCCTTTTGCCGATCCTGAGGGTAAGTACAATTATGGTGATATTGCCTGGATTCTGGTGGCTTCCTGCCTAGTATTCCTGATGACACCAGGATTGTCATTCTTTTATGGTGGTATGGTGAACCGTAAGAACGTCATCTCAACACTGGTTCAAAGCTTCATCGCTACCGGTGTAGTGAGCATCGTCTGGGTAGCTGTTGGATTCAGCTTATCCTTCGGTAAATCAATAAATGGTCTGATTGGTGATCCTTCAACCTTCCTGTTCTTTAAAGGGGTGCCTTCCGGCCAGCCATGGTCTCTCGCCGGCACTATTCCTTTACTGCTATTCGCCCTCTTCCAGATGAAGTTCGCGGTGATCACGCCTGCCCTGGTTGTAGGTGCTGTTGCGGAAAGGATCCGTTTTACGTCTTATGTATTATTTATGGTGTTATTCAGCCTGCTGGTGTATGCGCCAATCGCACACTGGACCTGGCATCCTGATGGTATCCTGTTCAAAATGGGGGTACTCGACTTCGCAGGTGGTACTGTGGTACACATCTCTGCTGGTTGCGCTGCCCTTGCTGGTGTACTGGTACTAAAACGCCGTAAAGACCATATTGAAAAGAAAGAACTGCAACCTGCTAATATCCCTTTCGTATTGTTAGGTACAGGTTTACTGTGGTTCGGCTGGTTCGGTTTCAACGCAGGTTCTGCCCTGGGTGCTAACGGCCTTGCTGCTTCTGCTTTCGCTACTACTAATACTGCTGCTGCTGCTGCTGGTCTGTCCTGGATCTTCTTCGATGTGATCCGTGGCCGTAAAGCTTCTGCGCTCGGTTTCTGTATCGGTGCTGTTGTAGGTCTGGTGGCTATTACCCCTGCTGCTGGCTTCGTAGGTATCCCACAGAGTATCATGATCGGTTTCGCTTCTGCAATCGTATCTAACCTGGTGGCCCACTACAAATCCAAAACAGCGATCGATGATACACTCGATGTATTCCCTTGCCATGGTATCGGTGGTATGGTGGGTATGTTACTCACAGGTATCTTCGCCAGCAAAAATGTAAACGGCGCCATCAGCGATGGTCTGTTCTACGGTGGTTTTGAACTCTTCAAAAACCAGGTGATCGGTCTTGTGATCGTAGTAGTATACAGCTTCACTGTGTCATACGGTATCTTCAAGCTGATCAACTTTATCCACCCACTGCGTGTAAGCGAAGAAGAAGAAGAACTGGGTCTGGATGCTACACAGCACAACGAACAGTATCACCCTGCAATGCTTAGTGTACACAACAACGGTGCACTGAAAGAAGAGCAGATCATACAATAA
- a CDS encoding lamin tail domain-containing protein, giving the protein MRITIVCACLLLQVTFSYAQVSEKFDYQSINEAVSWNGTDTAWSVEQGKLRSHLQQASTGFYLSTPSSLARNAIWEWWLQLDFNTSSLNYTDVFLIADSANLLAPALKGYFVRIGNTKDDICLYRKDGNTTPVLLIDGRDGITDHTSSLLKIKVSRKDDDWELWTDENGSGSNYVREGIAKDNRYNTSRFMGFAVRQSTASFFRRHYFDDISVSAVVADTTPPSLLSVRLINDHTLSCCFSEIPDSSSISNYDHFYLSQTGNTPLQIRRDSNMPACINVQFSQPFPNGDSVQLYIKEVTDLAGNTAHVLTTSFLYYLSTGYDVLIHEFLPRALPSAGLLPARFVELKNNSPFTFQLKGWRIGNGSRDVALSAWTFTPGSYLIVCDRQSAGLFPADAPVMGISSFPAPGDSDFITLRNDSGMLVHAVAYDRSWYDNPVKEKGGWSLEMVDVNLPCAGASNWRPSLAKEGGTPGRPNTVSAPGTTPPPVTVINAYAPDSMTVILSFSGIMDSMQVSDVARYRFEPQLQVTALTAMPPLYNSVSLRLSAPLLPYQVYAIAVDNMHDCTGQPVTTTKELLLARAFIADSFDIVFNEILYDPAPGVPEFVEVRNRSRKAVDLRQLFITRRKTDGGLDEVIPLSATPRLLLPGNYAAFTTSPASLCLPYDCWSPDAIYKIDLPALINEEGTVVLLNAAGQVIDELHYSDKMHAELASNTRGVSLERLQPDGATQDAYNWRSAASTVKYATPGRANSRQLPAGEGTGMLAVQPAIFSPDNDGLDDLAVLHYQFPEPGYIINVTIFDAAGRKVRLLERNTSLPAAGYMTWDGRGENNRELVTGIYIIFAQAFSPAGEVRQWKLPVVLGKKLNS; this is encoded by the coding sequence ATGCGTATTACCATTGTTTGTGCATGCCTGCTCCTGCAGGTAACTTTCTCTTATGCTCAGGTGAGCGAAAAGTTTGATTATCAGTCTATTAATGAGGCGGTTTCCTGGAACGGAACAGATACCGCCTGGTCTGTAGAGCAGGGCAAACTGAGAAGTCATCTGCAACAGGCCAGCACTGGCTTCTACCTCTCCACGCCCTCTTCGTTAGCCCGCAATGCAATATGGGAGTGGTGGCTGCAACTGGATTTCAATACCTCCTCTCTCAACTACACGGACGTATTCCTGATCGCTGATAGTGCCAATCTGCTGGCGCCCGCTCTCAAAGGGTATTTCGTGCGCATCGGTAACACAAAAGATGACATCTGTCTGTACAGAAAAGATGGCAACACCACTCCCGTTCTACTCATCGACGGAAGGGATGGTATCACTGATCATACCTCTTCCCTACTCAAGATTAAAGTGAGCCGGAAAGACGATGACTGGGAACTATGGACCGATGAAAATGGCAGCGGCTCGAATTATGTCCGCGAAGGCATCGCAAAGGATAATCGTTATAATACCTCCCGCTTCATGGGCTTTGCCGTACGTCAGTCTACCGCTTCCTTCTTTCGCCGCCATTATTTTGATGATATCAGTGTCAGTGCCGTTGTTGCTGACACGACCCCTCCTTCTCTGTTGTCAGTACGATTGATCAACGATCATACACTCAGTTGCTGTTTTAGTGAAATACCCGATAGCAGCAGCATCAGTAACTATGATCATTTCTACCTTTCACAAACAGGTAATACTCCGTTGCAGATCCGCAGGGACAGTAATATGCCTGCCTGCATAAATGTACAGTTCTCTCAACCGTTCCCGAATGGTGATAGCGTTCAGTTATATATTAAAGAGGTAACGGATCTTGCTGGTAATACGGCGCATGTTCTAACTACCTCTTTCCTGTACTATCTCAGTACAGGATATGATGTGTTGATCCATGAATTTCTCCCCAGGGCATTGCCTTCCGCCGGATTACTACCTGCCCGTTTCGTAGAACTGAAAAACAATAGTCCCTTTACTTTTCAGCTGAAAGGCTGGCGTATTGGTAACGGCAGCAGAGACGTAGCATTATCTGCCTGGACATTCACACCCGGTAGCTACCTGATAGTTTGTGACCGCCAGTCTGCTGGCCTCTTTCCTGCAGATGCACCTGTGATGGGTATCAGTAGTTTTCCTGCACCTGGTGACAGTGATTTTATTACGCTGCGCAATGATAGTGGCATGCTCGTACACGCTGTCGCCTATGACCGGAGCTGGTATGATAATCCGGTGAAAGAGAAAGGTGGATGGAGCCTTGAAATGGTAGACGTCAACTTACCTTGTGCAGGTGCTTCGAACTGGCGGCCATCGCTCGCAAAAGAAGGCGGTACGCCTGGCCGGCCGAATACGGTTAGCGCACCTGGAACAACGCCTCCACCTGTGACCGTTATCAATGCTTATGCACCAGATAGTATGACCGTCATACTTTCTTTTTCCGGAATAATGGATAGCATGCAGGTAAGCGATGTAGCCCGTTACCGTTTTGAACCGCAGCTACAGGTAACAGCTCTTACCGCAATGCCACCGTTATATAATAGTGTCTCACTACGTTTGTCCGCTCCCCTCCTGCCTTATCAGGTATATGCCATTGCTGTGGATAATATGCACGACTGTACCGGACAACCGGTAACAACTACAAAAGAGCTGTTGCTGGCCAGGGCATTTATAGCAGATAGCTTTGATATCGTGTTCAACGAGATCTTATATGACCCTGCTCCCGGAGTACCTGAATTTGTAGAGGTCCGGAACCGGAGTCGGAAAGCAGTTGACCTGAGGCAGTTATTCATCACCAGAAGAAAAACCGATGGCGGACTGGATGAGGTAATTCCCTTGTCAGCTACTCCCCGTTTATTGCTACCGGGAAATTATGCGGCTTTCACCACCTCTCCGGCGTCGCTGTGTTTACCTTACGACTGCTGGTCGCCGGACGCAATTTATAAAATAGACCTCCCGGCATTGATCAATGAGGAGGGCACGGTTGTATTATTAAACGCCGCCGGCCAGGTCATTGACGAACTACACTATTCAGATAAGATGCATGCGGAACTTGCCAGCAATACCCGTGGTGTTTCCCTGGAAAGGTTACAACCCGATGGTGCCACACAGGATGCCTATAACTGGCGCTCGGCTGCATCAACAGTGAAATATGCCACCCCAGGAAGGGCTAATTCCCGGCAGCTGCCAGCAGGTGAAGGAACAGGCATGCTGGCTGTCCAGCCGGCTATCTTCTCTCCCGATAACGACGGACTGGATGACCTGGCTGTACTTCACTACCAGTTTCCTGAGCCGGGGTACATCATAAATGTCACGATTTTTGACGCAGCAGGAAGAAAGGTCCGGTTATTGGAGCGAAATACTTCCCTGCCGGCAGCAGGATATATGACCTGGGATGGCCGGGGAGAAAATAACCGCGAGCTGGTCACAGGTATATATATCATCTTTGCGCAGGCTTTCAGCCCCGCAGGAGAGGTCCGGCAATGGAAATTGCCTGTGGTATTAGGAAAAAAGTTAAATAGTTGA
- a CDS encoding DUF2461 domain-containing protein — protein sequence MLQPPTLKFLKSLNKNNNKVWFDEHKSDYQQAKADYESVVQQILDGLYKQEPALIGLQVKDCTFRIYKDVRFSKDKTPYKTNMGAAFAPGGRKTPRPGYYFHLEPGGNSFAGGGLWMPEAAVLKKVRQEIDYNFEEFQQIISNKDFIRYFGKIEGESLKTAPQGYLPDNPAIAYLKLKSFTVWHHISDEATQQPSLVREILKIFSVMQPFVRFMDRALDLE from the coding sequence ATGTTACAGCCCCCCACGTTGAAGTTTTTAAAGTCGTTAAATAAGAATAATAACAAGGTCTGGTTTGATGAACATAAATCAGACTACCAACAGGCGAAGGCAGACTACGAAAGCGTGGTGCAACAGATCCTGGACGGATTATATAAACAGGAACCAGCGCTGATAGGACTGCAGGTCAAGGATTGTACTTTCCGTATTTATAAAGACGTACGTTTCTCAAAGGATAAGACTCCCTATAAAACGAATATGGGCGCAGCTTTTGCGCCCGGTGGACGTAAAACGCCGCGCCCGGGTTATTACTTCCATCTGGAACCCGGAGGCAATAGTTTTGCCGGCGGCGGTCTATGGATGCCCGAAGCCGCTGTACTCAAAAAAGTGAGACAGGAAATAGACTATAATTTCGAAGAATTTCAACAGATCATCTCCAATAAGGACTTCATCCGCTACTTCGGTAAGATCGAAGGCGAATCACTTAAGACTGCTCCACAGGGATACCTGCCAGATAATCCTGCCATCGCATACCTGAAACTGAAAAGCTTCACCGTATGGCATCACATATCCGACGAGGCTACTCAACAGCCTTCATTAGTGAGGGAGATCCTTAAAATTTTTTCTGTAATGCAACCTTTCGTAAGGTTCATGGACAGAGCACTCGATCTGGAATAG